In Primulina huaijiensis isolate GDHJ02 chromosome 6, ASM1229523v2, whole genome shotgun sequence, a single window of DNA contains:
- the LOC140979833 gene encoding DNA repair protein RAD7-like, which produces MKRVNENDEGMTKNSGVFKKGRFMNGIDEYDGVSEGTQGEEERVFAENGPIVSAEMDGRRGSVENEVSGDFGNSILGGLNRAGKSDFDLMFGHSEPREDIDLNVPVFQGFTLEGPVIDQRRTEIINLVSDDSDDEVVIVGSISGIGAKGKQKEIPMSSDSMESLNHELEINLMDNFVDENGPVTGDERNYAGEEEGMANMDNSWLSLNSFYPNDVDVMARQPEALPAIPDQFELELRYEEEASKRRAEATQAILRRTAKRFARPNYLGESSGNRMSDQGKNSPGPFAEVLKLVREMTSKGVSQDVIEWKPSVENLDHRISAPLVPSLLDLSVKALAENAEGLVSLELVPDMLRRRLTDLLCDTCRMSVHVLNLLVKGYPTEIRIKNCSWLTDKQFHQAFNNCQTKNLMVLQLDLCGQIMLDLAFMDMLSRSSNKFSSLAIISLRGACRLSDSGLKELVLAAPNLLSINLGQCPILTCDGINNIADLLGPNLRELYIDDCPKIDAMLILPAFRKFKCLEVLSVGEIQSVTDEFVSELINSCGHSIKEFDFTNCQELTDCSLKTIGSKCVDLRSLNVSYLHNLTDLGMEHLANGCKSMQKLKLCRNGFSDEAIASFLESGGGSLTELSLNNVRKVGPNTAFSIAKCSRKLLSLDLSWCRGITDESVGLIVDSCSSLKLLKVFGCKQITSAFWYGHSNPVVQILGLNLTPILNNLDLLEHEEMLLRYSSPNLRDF; this is translated from the exons ATGAAGAGGGTGAATGAGAATGATGAGGGGATGACTAAAAACTCGGGGGTGTTCAAGAAAGGTAGATTCATGAATGGGATTGATGAATATGATGGCGTTTCGGAAGGGACTCAAGGTGAAGAAGAGAGAGTTTTTGCTGAGAATGGACCGATAGTTTCGGCGGAAATGGATGGAAGACGGGGCTCTGTGGAAAATGAAGTTTCTGGAGATTTCGGAAATTCAATTCTTGGTGGCCTGAATCGAGCCGGCAAATCTGACTTTGATTTGATGTTTGGGCATAGTGAACCGCGGGAAGATATTGATCTCAACGTTCCAGTTTTTCAAGGATTTACTCTGGAAGGACCCGTGATTGATCAGAGGAGAACAGAAATTATTAACCTTGTATCGGATGATAGTGATGATGAGGTGGTGATTGTGGGCTCTATTAGTGGTATTGGAGCGAAGGGTAAACAAAAGGAAATACCAATGTCTTCTGATAGCATGGAAAGTTTGAACCATGAATTAGAGATAAATCTTATGGATAATTTTGTTGATGAAAATGGTCCAGTAACTGGTGATGAGAGGAATTATGCTGGTGAAGAAGAGGGGATGGCTAATATGGACAATTCGTGGTTATCACTCAACAGTTTCTATCCGAATGATGTTGACGTTATGGCCAGACAACCAGAAGCATTGCCTGCAATACCGGATCAGTTTGAGCTAGAGTTGAGATATGAAGAGGAAGCATCAAAACGTAGAGCAGAAGCGACCCAAGCAATTCTGAGACGAACTGCCAAACGATTTGCTCGTCCGAACTACCTTGGTGAGAGTAGTGGAAACAGAATGTCTGATCAGGGAAAGAATTCTCCTGGCCCTTTTGCAGAAGTGCTTAAATTGGTTAGAGAAATGACTTCTAAGGGAGTGTCCCAGGATGTAATCGAGTGGAAGCCATCAGTCGAAAATCTGGATCATAGGATTAGTGCTCCGCTTGTTCCTTCTCTGTTGGACTTATCGGTGAAAGCTCTTGCAGAAAATGCTGAGGGACTAGTATCACTTGAACTGGTACCTGATATGCTTCGTAGAAGATTAACAGACTTGTTGTGTGATACTTGTAGAATGAGTGTCCATGTTTTGAATCTTCTTGTGAAAGGATATCCAACTGAGATAAGGATAAAGAATTGTTCATGGTTAACTGATAAACAATTTCATCAGGCATTTAACAATTGTCAGACAAAAAATTTGATG GTGCTTCAACTTGACCTCTGTGGACAAATCATGCTTGATCTAGCATTTATGGATATGTTATCTCGATCCTCAAATAAATTTTCTAGTTTAGCTATTATATCCCTTAGAGGTGCTTGCCGTTTATCAGACAGTGGACTTAAAGAACTTGTTTTAGCTGCACCGAATCTGCTATCTATTAATTTGGGACAGTGCCCCATTCTCACCTGTGATGGCATCAATAATATAGCGGATCTGTTGGGACCGAATTTGAGAGAACTCTATATAGATGATTGTCCGAAAATAGACGCGATGCTGATTCTTCCTGCTTTCAGAAAGTTCAAATGTTTGGAAGTGTTGTCTGTTGGAGAAATTCAAAGTGTAACAGATGAGTTTGTCAGTGAATTGATTAATTCTTGTGGACATAGTATTAAGGAATTTGATTTTACTAATTGCCA GGAATTGACTGATTGCTCTCTCAAAACTATTGGGAGCAAATGTGTTGATCTACGTTCATTGAATGTATCATACCTGCATAACTTGACAGACTTGGGAATGGAGCACCTTGCCAACGGTTGTAAATCAATGCAAAAGCTCAAACTTTGCCGCAATGGGTTCAG CGATGAAGCGATAGCATCGTTTCTGGAAAGCGGTGGAGGATCTTTGACAGAACTCTCGTTAAATAATGTGAGAAAG GTTGGACCAAACACAGCCTTTTCCATCGCTAAGTGTTCAAGAAAGTTGTTGAGTTTGGATTTATCATGGTGCCGTGGAATCACAGATGAAAGTGTTGGATTGATAGTAGATAGCTGCTCGTCATTGAAGCTGCTTAAGGTGTTTGGTTGTAAGCAG ATCACTAGTGCATTTTGGTATGGACACTCCAATCCAGTGGTGCAGATACTTGGATTAAACCTGACTCCAATACTCAACAATCTGGATTTGCTTGAGCACGAGGAAATGTTGTTACGCTACTCCTCTCCCAATTTGAGAGACTTTTAG
- the LOC140979835 gene encoding homeobox protein ATH1-like, with amino-acid sequence MQKDASESHSVVTDVNSLNSALATLGYSDSVYRLNHNHVMSGFPQPVSFVEAVNNLVCGQIVNRDEIWNLNIQDPNQVMEGIPFPTVAPVTALSSARNVTLDNQEKLPNFGHCVYPFDDSSNVVYSSFEAMNHGYETLPFDSSTKWDLNKFVTPESVGRVIGRNGVQPLNQNENSFPNEWILSQNTAGTNSNSRGTSRFSNELSLSLASSQPSTVHGTSIQDQCSEQTSCSSNNLSLSFDSYKPLQPSPLLGSRLFQAMQEILAEIACYALVSYSTTGIDNGNNIPVLSSHCIFPSDKLEVEAKKKHMLALLQMIDEQYNRCMDEVHTVVSAFHAVTELDPNLHARFALPTISSMYKNLRARISCHILAMGTNLNEGGDQEKEEKSFETSFIQKQWALQQLRKSDSQLWRPQRGLPERSVSVLRAWMFQNFLHPYPKDAEKHLLAIKSGLTRNQVSNWFINARVRLWKPMIEEMYAEMSRRKARRNGEEQTDHGNFHINQLHFENIRFAMD; translated from the exons ATGCAAAAAGACGCAAGTGAATCACATTCTGTTGTCACAGATGTGAACTCGTTGAATTCAGCTCTAGCCACCCTCGGTTATTCTGATTCGGTTTACAGGTTAAACCATAACCATGTCATGTCTGGATTTCCCCAACCTGTATCCTTTGTAGAAGCTGTGAACAATCTCGTTTGTGGGCAAATTGTGAATCGGGATGAAATTTGGAATTTGAACATTCAAGACCCAAACCAAGTTATGGAGGGGATCCCCTTTCCCACTGTCGCCCCCGTTACAGCTCTTTCATCTGCGAGAAACGTCACACTAGATAATCAAGAAAAGCTACCGAATTTTGGTCATTGTGTGTATCCGTTTGATGACTCTTCCAATGTGGTGTATTCTTCGTTTGAGGCTATGAACCATGGTTATGAGACTTTACCCTTCGACTCTAGCACCAAATGGGACCTCAACAAATTTGTTACTCCTGAATCTGTTGGGAGAGTGATTGGACGAAATGGAGTTCAACCACTCAATCAGAATGAGAACTCCTTCCCAAACGAGTGGATCTTGTCGCAAAATACGGCTGGCACGAACTCTAATAGCCGGGGAACTTCTCGATTTAGCAATGAGTTGTCTCTAAGTCTTGCCTCATCTCAACCTTCTACCGTTCATGGAACATCTATTCAAGATCAATGCTCAGAACAGACATCTTGCAGCAGTAACAATCTTTCATTGAGCTTTGATTCTTACAAGCCCCTCCAACCATCACCGTTGTTGGGATCAAGATTATTCCAAGCAATGCAAGAAATTCTTGCTGAAATTGCCTGTTATGCACTCGTAAGTTATTCAACTACTGGTATTGATAATGGGAATAACATCCCGGTTTTGAGCTCTCATTGCATTTTTCCAAGTGACAAGTTGGAAGTGGAAGCAAAGAAGAAGCATATGCTGGCTTTGTTGCAAATG ATTGATGAACAATATAACCGATGCATGGATGAGGTCCACACAGTAGTCTCTGCATTTCATGCTGTAACCGAGTTGGATCCCAATCTACATGCCCGGTTTGCCCTCCCAACAATCTCATCAATGTACAAAAACTTGCGGGCGAGAATTAGTTGTCATATTCTTGCAATGGGAACAAATCTTAACGAGGGGGGAGATCAAGAGAAAGAAGAGAAGTCATTCGAGACATCTTTCATCCAAAAACAATGGGCTCTTCAGCAGCTAAGAAAGAGTGATTCTCAATTATGGAGACCTCAAAGAGGACTACCTGAAAGATCCGTCTCAGTTTTAAGGGCATGGATGTTTCAGAATTTTCTTCACCC GTATCCAAAAGATGCAGAGAAGCACCTTCTGGCTATAAAAAGTGGATTGACCAGGAACCAG GTTTCGAATTGGTTTATAAATGCTCGTGTTCGACTGTGGAAGCCAATGATAGAGGAAATGTATGCAGAGATGAGCAGAAGGAAAGCTCGTCGAAATGGTGAAGAGCAAACTGATCATGGCAATTTCCATATAAATCAGTTGCACTTTGAAAACATAAGGTTTGCTATGGATTGA
- the LOC140979832 gene encoding cytochrome P450 CYP72A616-like yields the protein MEGGFIVGYFRVISSAVLILNLCIIGVVYYIWWKPKKLEKYLRRAGIEGSSYKLMYGDMVEIKKLTAEAWSKPMPLNHSIAPRVNPFWYQMVQKYGKISLSWHERSPQLLVADPGLVKSIFTERDGHFRKPPLNPLVDLLTLGLSTLEGDQWAKRRKLITPAFHLEKIQGMVPAFLTSCCNLVERWNKVSVDSEGKFELDIAPEMQNLSSDVIARAAFGISFEEAKTIFELQKEQAVLVLEAFLSLYFPGLRFLPTKKNRRRYEIDRKIRTTLKEMILSKETKAKNGNPDDDLLSLLIQYQKQSDNEMTIDDIIEECKLFYFAGQETTATWLTWTMIVLCMHPNWQEKAREEVIQVFGKRTPDVKALNQLKIVSMILQEVLRLYTPVPTQSRYTLKKTQLGDMEIPAGVKLILPLMLLHHDPEYWGEDVKEFKPERFSGGVSKAAKDDQVAFFPFGWGPRFCLGQNFAMVEAKLALSMILQNFLFELSPSYTHAPHTVITLQPQHGAPLILHRI from the exons ATGGAGGGAGGCTTCATTGTAGGGTATTTTCGAGTAATTTCCAGTGCTGTGTTGATCCTAAATCTGTGCATCATCGGTGTTGTTTACTATATCTGGTGGAAGCCCAAGAAGCTGGAGAAGTATTTGAGGCGTGCAGGAATTGAAGGCAGCTCCTACAAGCTTATGTATGGAGACATGGTGGAAATTAAGAAGCTTACAGCAGAAGCATGGTCCAAACCCATGCCCTTGAACCATTCTATCGCGCCACGGGTCAATCCTTTCTGGTATCAAATGGTGCAGAAGTATG GTAAGATTTCATTGAGCTGGCACGAGAGGAGTCCACAGCTGCTTGTAGCAGATCCAGGGCTGGTGAAATCCATATTCACTGAAAGAGATGGTCACTTTCGAAAGCCTCCGTTGAACCCTTTGGTCGATCTTTTGACGCTGGGACTTTCCACATTGGAGGGAGATCAATGGGCTAAGAGAAGAAAACTAATCACTCCCGCATTCCATCTCGAAAAAATTCAG GGGATGGTGCCGGCATTTTTGACAAGCTGCTGTAACTTGGTAGAACGATGGAACAAAGTATCGGTTGATTCGGAGGGGAAATTCGAACTCGACATCGCGCCAGAAATGCAGAATCTTTCATCGGATGTCATTGCTCGAGCAGCTTTTGGGATCAGTTTTGAGGAAGCGAAGACCATATTTGAACTCCAAAAGGAACAAGCTGTATTGGTTCTTGAAGCGTTTCTATCACTGTACTTCCCAGGTTTAAG ATTCCTACCTACGAAGAAGAATCGGAGAAGATACGAGATTGACAGAAAGATCAGAACAACTTTGAAAGAAATGATACTTAGCAAAGAAACAAAAGCGAAAAACGGAAATCCGGATGAtgatttgttgagtttgctgaTACAATATCAAAAGCAAAGCGATAACGAAATGACAATTGATGATATAATTGAAGAATGCAAGCTGTTCTACTTTGCAGGCCAAGAGACTACAGCTACCTGGCTTACTTGGACTATGATTGTATTGTGCATGCATCCAAACTGGCAAGAAAAAGCCAGAGAAGAAGTAATTCAAGTCTTCGGAAAGAGAACACCTGATGTCAAAGCTTTGAATCAACTCAAAATC GTTTCAATGATTCTCCAAGAAGTCCTAAGATTGTATACGCCTGTGCCCACCCAGTCTCGATATACACTTAAAAAAACACAACTAGGAGATATGGAAATTCCAGCTGGTGTGAAACTCATCTTGCCACTTATGCTGCTTCATCATGACCCCGAGTACTGGGGCGAAGATGTCAAGGAATTCAAACCGGAGAGATTTTCAGGAGGAGTTTCGAAGGCAGCAAAAGATGACCAGGTTGCATTTTTCCCATTTGGGTGGGGGCCAAGATTCTGTTTAGGCCAAAACTTCGCCATGGTGGAGGCGAAGCTCGCCTTGAGTATGATTTTGCAGAATTTTTTGTTTGAGTTATCGCCTTCATACACTCATGCTCCACATACCGTTATAACCCTTCAACCTCAGCATGGAGCTCCTCTTATTTTGCATCGGATATAA
- the LOC140979829 gene encoding G-protein coupled receptor 1 isoform X2: protein MQDMFCSFFGIIGDPSKGLFCYVQVYTTHFFCVASFLWTTTIAFTLHRTVVRHKTDVEDLEPMFHLYVWGTSVVTTVIRSIGNDHSHISRIGAWCWAQTGRTGKVVHFITFYAPLWVAILFNGITYFQVIRMINNATRMAVGMSEWAYQSDARPDMKVLNRWGYYPLILIGSWFFGTINRIHDFIEPGHKIFWLSVLDVGMSALMGLFNSIAYGLNSSVRRAIYERLDLLPDGFRRWFPKSWKPRGQQLDSELVSLKIEDQR, encoded by the exons ATGCAGGACATGTTCTGCAGTTTCTTCGGCATCATTGG GGATCCATCTAAAGGACTCTTTTGTTATGTCCAAGTCTACACAACACACTTTTTCTGTGTGGCTTCTTTCCTATGGACAACTACAATTGCATTTACTCTACACCGAACAGTTGTTAGACATAAAACTGATGTGGAGGATTTGGAGCCAATGTTTCATCTGTATGTGTGGG GAACCTCGGTTGTCACGACAGTAATACGCTCTATTGGAAATGACCACAGTCATATAAGTCGTATAGGCGCATGGTGTTGGGCACAAACAGGGCGTACAGGAAAG GTGGTTCACTTTATAACATTTTATGCTCCTCTGTGGGTCGCAATTCTTTTCAATGGCATCACCTATTTTCAAGTGATACGCATGATAAACAACGCAACTCGT ATGGCGGTTGGAATGTCAGAATGGGCATACCAATCAGATGCACGGCCAGATATGAag GTGCTGAATCGATGGGGTTACTATCCACTTATCCTCATAGGATCATGGTTCTTTGGCACAATTAACCGTATCCACGACTTCATTGAACCAGGTCATAAAATCTTTTGGCTGTCAGTTCTTGATGTTGGCATGTCAGCACTTATG GGCCTCTTCAACTCAATAGCATATGGTCTCAACTCGTCAGTGAGGAGGGCCATTTACGAAAGATTGGATCT GTTACCAGATGGATTTAGAAGATGGTTTCCGAAGAGTTGGAAGCCAAGGGGCCAACAACTGGACAGTGAGCTGGTTTCATTGAAAATCGAAGACCAACGGTGA
- the LOC140979829 gene encoding G-protein coupled receptor 1 isoform X1 yields MATVQAIMGNLTVTERGILSAINSGASSLSLIGSGFIVLCYLLFKELRKFSFKLVFFLALSDMFCSFFGIIGDPSKGLFCYVQVYTTHFFCVASFLWTTTIAFTLHRTVVRHKTDVEDLEPMFHLYVWGTSVVTTVIRSIGNDHSHISRIGAWCWAQTGRTGKVVHFITFYAPLWVAILFNGITYFQVIRMINNATRMAVGMSEWAYQSDARPDMKVLNRWGYYPLILIGSWFFGTINRIHDFIEPGHKIFWLSVLDVGMSALMGLFNSIAYGLNSSVRRAIYERLDLLPDGFRRWFPKSWKPRGQQLDSELVSLKIEDQR; encoded by the exons ATGGCCACCGTACAGGCAATTATGGGGAACTTGACGGTGACGGAACGAGGAATTCTATCGGCGATCAACTCCGGCGCCTCCAGTCTATCGCTAATCGGCTCCGGATTCATAGTTCTCTGTTATTTACTATTTAAAGAGCTCCGCAAGTTCTCTTTCAAGCTTGTTTTCTTCCTCGCACTTTCG GACATGTTCTGCAGTTTCTTCGGCATCATTGG GGATCCATCTAAAGGACTCTTTTGTTATGTCCAAGTCTACACAACACACTTTTTCTGTGTGGCTTCTTTCCTATGGACAACTACAATTGCATTTACTCTACACCGAACAGTTGTTAGACATAAAACTGATGTGGAGGATTTGGAGCCAATGTTTCATCTGTATGTGTGGG GAACCTCGGTTGTCACGACAGTAATACGCTCTATTGGAAATGACCACAGTCATATAAGTCGTATAGGCGCATGGTGTTGGGCACAAACAGGGCGTACAGGAAAG GTGGTTCACTTTATAACATTTTATGCTCCTCTGTGGGTCGCAATTCTTTTCAATGGCATCACCTATTTTCAAGTGATACGCATGATAAACAACGCAACTCGT ATGGCGGTTGGAATGTCAGAATGGGCATACCAATCAGATGCACGGCCAGATATGAag GTGCTGAATCGATGGGGTTACTATCCACTTATCCTCATAGGATCATGGTTCTTTGGCACAATTAACCGTATCCACGACTTCATTGAACCAGGTCATAAAATCTTTTGGCTGTCAGTTCTTGATGTTGGCATGTCAGCACTTATG GGCCTCTTCAACTCAATAGCATATGGTCTCAACTCGTCAGTGAGGAGGGCCATTTACGAAAGATTGGATCT GTTACCAGATGGATTTAGAAGATGGTTTCCGAAGAGTTGGAAGCCAAGGGGCCAACAACTGGACAGTGAGCTGGTTTCATTGAAAATCGAAGACCAACGGTGA
- the LOC140979830 gene encoding copper-transporting ATPase PAA2, chloroplastic encodes MSAATLLRLSLSPAYGSHEFSPRLHKWRSFQSPQHLPRIHKCSRISSKAVEFEAPSELRLQENSAREEPQSTVLLDVSGMMCGACATRVKSIISADERVDSVVVNMLTETAAIKLKEDFEHEFSSVADELAKRVSESGFEARRRLSGMGVEAKVRKWRDSVDKKEELLVKSRNRVAFAWTLVALCCGSHASHILHSVGIHIAHGSMFDALHNSYVKGGLALGSLLGPGRDLLLDGLRAFRKGSPNMNSLVGFGSIAAFAISAVSLLNPELQWNAAFFDEPVMLLGFILLGRSLEERARIKASSDMNELLSLISTKSRLVITPFGSDISADSVLCSDAMCIEVPTDDIRVGDSILVLPGETIPVDGKVLAGRSVVDESMLTGESLPVFKEKGLSVSSGTINWDGPLRIEASSTGSNSTISKIVNMVEEAQGREAPIQRLADSIAGPFVYSVMTLSAATFAFWYYIGTHVFPDVLLNDIAGPDGNSLLLSMKLAVDVLVVSCPCALGLATPTAILVGTSLGAKQGLLIRGGDVLERLAGIDYITLDKTGTLTEGKPAVAAVACLGPDESEILQIAAAVEKTASHPLANAIVAKAKSLNLNVPSTTGQLAEPGSGTMAEVNGLLVAVGKLSWVHDRFQQRTSLSDLERLEQSVTQQTSVNLSSSNHSRTIVYVGREGEGVIGAIGISDNVRHDATSTISRLQQKGIRTVILSGDREEAVASVAKTVGIEDKFVNGSLTPRQKSGVISSLQASGHRVAVVGDGINDAPSLALADVGIALQIDGQENAASNAASIVLLGNRLSQVVEAVDLARATMAKVRQNLTWAVAYNVIAIPMASGILLPHFDFAMTPSLSGGMMALSSIFVVSNSLLLQIQSPRRKTEKSHYNN; translated from the exons ATGTCCGCAGCGACTCTTCTCCGTTTATCTCTCTCCCCAGCCTACGGCAGCCATGAGTTTTCGCCTCGCCTCCACAAGTGGCGGAGCTTCCAATCACCTCAACATCTGCCTAGAATCCATAAATGCAGCCGCATTTCCTCTAAAGCTGTGGAATTTGAAGCGCCTAGTGAGCTCCGGCTGCAAGAGAATTCGGCTCGAGAAGAACCACAATCAACGGTCCTGCTGGACGTATCTGGAATGATGTGTGGCGCTTGTGCGACTCGCGTCAAGTCAATCATTTCCGCCGACGAGCGTGTTGACTCGGTCGTGGTGAACATGCTGACCGAGACGGCCGCGATCAAGCTGAAGGAAGATTTTGAACATGAATTCTCCAGCGTGGCGGATGAATTGGCGAAAAGAGTGTCGGAGAGTGGATTTGAGGCGCGCAGAAGATTATCGGGGATGGGGGTGGAGGCCAAGGTGCGGAAGTGGAGGGATTCTGTGGATAAAAAGGAAGAGTTGCTCGTTAAGAGTAGGAATCGGGTGGCGTTTGCTTGGACTTTGGTTGCGCTCTGTTGTGGTTCTCACGCATCACACATCTTGCACTCCGTCGGCATCCATATAGCCCACG GATCAATGTTTGATGCTCTACACAATTCATATGTGAAAGGTGGTTTGGCTTTGGGATCTCTCTTGGGACCTGGACGAG ACTTACTTTTGGATGGATTAAGGGCATTCAGAAAGGGTTCACCCAATATGAACTCTCTTGTTGGCTTTGGATCAATTGCTGCATTTGCCATAAGTGCG GTGTCGCTCCTGAACCCTGAACTTCAATGGAATGCAGCGTTTTTCGATGAACCT GTCATGCTTCTTGGTTTTATCTTATTGGGCCGTTCACTAGAAGAAAGAGCAAGGATCAAAGCATCCAGTGACATGAATGAGCTTCTG TCACTTATATCAACTAAATCAAGGCTCGTAATTACTCCCTTTGGAAGTGATATTTCTGCTGACAGTGTTCTCTGTTCTGATGCAATGTGCATCGAAGTTCCCACCGATGATATTCGAGTTGGAGATTCAATCTTGGTCTTACCTGGAGAAACAATTCCTGTAGAC GGAAAAGTGCTTGCAGGTCGAAGTGTAGTGGATGAGTCAATGCTTACTGGTGAATCTCTTCCTGTATTCAAGGAGAAAGGCCTTTCTGTTTCATCAGGGACAATTAATTGg GATGGTCCTTTAAGGATAGAGGCCTCTTCCACAGGATCAAATTCAACAATCTCCAAGATTGTTAACATG GTAGAGGAAGCTCAAGGACGTGAAGCACCCATCCAAAGGCTAGCAGATTCAATTGCTGGCCCTTTTGTCTACAGTGTCATGACATTATCTGCAGCCACATTTGCTTTTTG GTACTACATTGGAACACATGTATTTCCAGATGTGTTGCTTAACGATATAGCTGGGCCAGATGGAAACTCTCTGCTTTTGAGCATGAAGCTGGCTGTAGATGTTTTG GTTGTTTCGTGTCCATGTGCTTTAGGCCTCGCAACACCAACAGCAATTCTAGTTGGAACCTCCCTTG GAGCAAAACAAGGACTTCTTATCAGAGGAGGAGATGTGTTGGAACGCTTGGCAGGCATAGATTACATTACTTTGGATAAA ACAGGAACTCTCACTGAAGGAAAACCTGCTGTGGCAGCTGTTGCATGTCTGGGTCCAGATGAATCAGAAATACTTCAAATTGCTGCTGCAGTGGAAAAAACAGCCTCTCATCCACTTGCAAACGCTATTGTAGCTAAAGCCAAATCATTAAATTTGAATGTTCCTAGCACTACTGGTCAACTAGCTGAACCGGGCTCTGGAACCATGGCTGAAGTGAATGGGCTTTTAGTGGCAGTTGGCAAATTAAGTTGGGTGCACGACCGTTTTCAACAAAGAACAAGCCTCTCAGACCTAGAGAGACTCGAGCAGTCTGTGACACAGCAAACATCGGTGAATTTATCATCATCTAATCATTCAAGAACAATTGTTTATGTCGGTAGGGAGGGAGAAGGTGTAATTGGTGCTATAGGAATATCTGACAACGTGCGTCATGATGCTACATCAACTATATCTAG GCTTCAGCAGAAGGGAATTCGTACAGTTATTTTGTCAGGGGACAGGGAAGAGGCAGTTGCATCTGTAGCAAAGACAGTTGGAATAGAAGATAAATTTGTAAACGGTTCTTTAACACCACGGCAAAAATCTGGTGTTATTTCTAGCCTTCAAGCATCGGGCCATCGTGTTGCTGTG GTTGGCGATGGTATTAATGACGCCCCTTCCCTTGCACTTGCTGATGTTGGGATTGCTTTGCAAATTGATGGTCAAGAAAATGCTGCATCAAATGCAGCGTCTATTGTACTACTGGGAAATAGACTTTCACAG GTAGTAGAAGCGGTTGATCTTGCCAGAGCAACAATGGCAAAAGTGCGTCAAAATCTGACTTGGGCAGTCGCATATAATGTTATTGCGATTCCTATGGCATCGGGAATACTACTTCCCCATTTTGATTTTGCAATGACGCCTTCTCTTTCCG GGGGGATGATGGCTTTGAGCTCAATATTTGTTGTCAGCAACTCACTACTGCTGCAGATACAGAGCCCTCGGAGGAAGACGGAAAAGAGCCACTACAACAATTAA